The genomic segment GTTTTCTAGCCTGGATGATGGCTAGGTTGTTTTCTAGCCTGGATGATGgctaggttgttctctagcctggatgatggctaggttgttctctagcctggatgatggctaggttgttctctagcctggaTGATGGCTAGGTTGTTTTCTAGCCTGGATGATGgctaggttgttctctagcctggatgatgggtggttgttctctagcctggatgatggctaggttgttctctagcctggatgatgggtggttgttctctagcctggatgatggctaggttgttctctagcctggatgatgggtggttgttctctagcctggatgatggctaggttgttctctagcctggaTGATGGCTAGGTTGTTATCTAGCCTGGATGATGgctaggttgttctctagcctggaTGATGGCTAGGTTGTTCTCCAGCCTGGATGATGGCTAGGTTGTTATCTAGCCTGGATGATGgctaggttgttctctagcctggatgatggctaggttgttctccagcctggatgatggctaggttgttctctagcctggatgatggctaggttgttctctagcctggatgatggctaggttgttctccagcctggatgatggctaggttgttctccagcctggatgatggctaggttgttctctagcctggatgatggctaggttgttctccagcctggatgatggctaggttgttctctagcctggatgatggctaggttgttctctagcctggatgatggctaggttgttctctagcctggaTGATGGGTGGTTGTTCTCCAGCCTGGATGATGgctaggttgttctctagcctggatgatggctaggttgttctctagcctggatgatggctaggttgttctccagcctggatgatggctaggttgttctctagcctggatgatggctaggttgttctctagcctggatgatggctaggttgttctctagcctggatgatggctaggttgttctctagcctggatgatggctaggttgttctctagcctggatgatggctaggttgttctctagcctggaTGATGGCTAGGTTGTTCTGTCATTTTCCCTCCCTACCCTTCAGTCACATATTACGGTTCATTAACAGATCAATCAGCCAAAGCTGTCGATGAGGACCCTGGACCCCCGCATGCTGCAGAAGGGGCCAGACTTCACCCCGGCGTATGCAGACTTTGGCCGGTTGGCACCTGGCGGGCGCGGCGTCCCTGTAAGTCTGCACGTGGTCCTCTGCGGTGAGGGGGCTCCCCTGTGTGATAGCGACATCTGAACTGTCTTGTAAACTTGTAAAGTTTTTGCTGTTGTGTCCCCCAGTTGCTGAATGTTGGGGGTCCCAGACGTTCACAACCAGGGCAGAGGCGGGAGCCCCGAAAAATAATCATGAACATTTCAGTAACAGATGACGTTCACCTGAAGAAAGCCGAAAATGCGTGGAGGCCGAGCGTGAAGAGGGACTCCCAGGCGGAGGACCCGGAGAGCATCCGGACACAGGTGAGTGTGCACGGCCGATGGTGAGCgtccaccgccgctgcctctctctaTCACCGACTTTCTCGTTTCAGGCTCTTTTCCGTAAGGTTCGGAGCATCTTGAACAAACTGACACCTCAGATGTTCAACCAGCTGATGAAGCAGGTGATGGACCTGACGGTGGACACCGAGGAGCGGCTGAAAGGGGTGATAGACCTGGTGTTCGAGAAGGCCATCGACGAGCCCAGCTTCTCCGTGGCGTATGCAAACATGTGCAGGTGCCTGGCCACGGTGAGTATATCCATGGGCGGCAGTAGGCGTCGTCCAGGGGCGGCAGTAGGCGTCGTCCAGGGGCGGCAGTAGGCGTCGTCCAGGGGCGGCAGTAGGCGTCGTCCAGGGGCGGCAGTAGGCGTCGTCCAGGGGCGGCGGTAGGCGTCGTAGAGGGGCGGCGGTAGGCGTCGTCCAGGGGCGGCGGTAGGCGTCGTCCAGGGGCGGCAGTAGGTGTCGTCCAGGGGCGGCAGTAGGCGTCGTCCAGGGGCGGCAGTAGGTGTCGTCCAGGGGTGGCAGTAGGTGTCGTCCAGGGACGGCAGTAGGTGTCCTCCAGGGGTGGCGGTAGGTATCGTCCATGGGCGGCGGTAGGTGTCGTCCAGGGGCGGCGGTAGGTGTCGTCCAGGGCGGCGGTAGGTGTCGTCCAGGGGCGGCGGTAGGGGTCGTCCAGGGGCGGCGGTAGGCGTCGTCCAGGGGCGGCGGTAGGCGTCGTCCAGGGGCGACGGTAGGCGTCGTCCAGGGGCGGCGGTAGGCGTCGTCCAGGGGCGGCGGTAGGCGTCGTCCAGGGGCGGCGGTAGGCGTCGTCCAGGGGCGGCGGTAGGCGTCGTCCAGGGGCGGCGGTAGGCGTCGTCCAGGGGCGGCGGTAGGCGTCGTCCAGAGGCGACGGTAGGCGTCGTCCAGGGGCGGCCCGGAGCACCCGGCCGGCCTCAGCCTGACAGAAGTGTCGCTGGTATTTAGGTGTTTTTTTCCCCTCCTCTTATAGTTAAAGGTACCAATGGCTGACAAGCCCGGCGGCACTGTGAACTTCCGCAAGTtactgctcaaccgatgccagaagGAGTTTGAGAAGGACAAAGCAGATGACGACGTCTTCGAGAAGAAGCAGAAAGATCTGGAGCTGGCCACAACAGTAAGGGGAGACCTGAGCAGGAGGGTCCCTGGAGACCTCTCCAACCACCTGTGGCTGGGGTCTACTGCTGGGGTCTACTGCTGGGGTCTACTGCTGGGGTCTACTGCTGGGGTCTACTGCTGGGGTCTACTGCTGGGGTCTACTGCTGGGGTCTACTGCTGGGGTCTACTGCTGGGGTCTACTGCTGGGGTCTACTGCTGGGGTCTACTGCTGGGGTCTACTGCTGGGGTCTAATGCTGGGGTCTACTGCTGGGGTCTAATGCTGGGGTCTAATGCTGGGGTCTACTGCTGGGGTCTACTGCTGGGGTCTACTGCTGGGGTCTAATGCTGGGGTCTACTGCTGGGGTCTACTGCTGGGGTCTACTGCTGGGGTCTACTGCTGGGGTCTACTGCTGGAGTCTACGGCTGGGGTCTACGGCTGGGGTCTACGGCTGGGGTCTACGGCTGGGGTCTATTGCTGGGGTCTACTGCTGGGGTCTACTGCTGGGGTCTACTGCTGGGGTCTACTGCTGGGGTCTACTGCTGGGGTCTACTGCTGGGGTCTACTGCTGGGGTCTACTGCTGGGGTCTACGGCTGGGGTCTACGGCTGGGGTCTACGGCTGGGGTCTACGGCTGGGGTCTACGGCTGGGGTCTACGGCTGGGGTCTACGGCTGGGGTCTACGGCTGGGGTCTACGGCTGGGGTCTACGGCTGGGGTCTACGGCTGGGGTCTACTGCTGGGGTCTACTGCTGGGGTCTACTGCTGGGGTCTACTGCTGGGGTCTACTGCTGGGGTCTACTGCTGGGGTCTAATGCTGGGGTCTAATGCTGGGGTCTAATGCTGGGGTCTAATGCTGGGGTCTAATGCTGGGGTCTACGGCTGGGGTCTACGGCTGGGGTCTACTGCTGGGGTCTACTGCTGGGGTCTACTGCTGGGGTCTAATGCTGGGGTCTAATGCTGGGGTCTACTGCTGGGGTCTACGGCTGGGGTCCACTGCTGGGGTCCACGGCTGGGGTCCACGGCTGGGGTCCACGGCTGGGGTCTACTGCTGGGGTCTACTGCTGGGGTCTCCGCTCTACGTGCCGGATTTTACCATGTCTGACCCTTTTGTTGCTGTGGTGAGGAGGGGATCGAGGGTCCGGCAGCGTGGGGTCTCCATCTCCTGGCAGAGACTTGCTTGGCCGGGTAGCTTTTGGAGTGTAGCGTCCGCCTCCGtattactgtgtatatatatatatactgtgtatcccCATTATTGGGGAGGTGCAGGCATCACCCCCACTTGCTATTTGCCTCCTTGTGTCAGCAGCCGGAGGAGAAGACCCGTCTTCAGGAGGAGCTGGAAGACGCCAGGGACAAGGCGCGGCGGAGATCCATAGGGAACATTAAGTTCATCGGAGAACTGTTCAAGCTGAAGATGTTGACGGAGGCCATTATGCACGACTGCGTGGTGAAACTGCTGAAAAACCATGACGAGGAGTCGCTGGAGTGTCTGTGCCGCCTGCTCACCACCATTGGCAAAGACCTGGATTTCGAAAAGGCAAAGGTGATGATTGAGCCGTAGCCGCATTAGGCTTGTGCGTCCAGCCCCGGCCTCGGATCTCACCCGCCTCTGATTGTTCCAGCCACGGATGGATCAGTATTTCCACCAGATGGAGAAGATCGTGAAGGAGCGGAAAACGTCGTCCCGGATCCGCTTCATGCTGCAGGACGTGATCGACCTGAGACTGGTGCGTGCCGCCGTCCTTCCCTGACCTCCATTTGTTGCTGCACAGTCTCCAGGTCGCCCATTTATCCTTTGTTTCATGCAGTGCAACTGGGTGTCGCGAAGAGCGGACCAGGGCCCCAAAACCATCGAGCAGATCCACAAAGAGGCCAAAATAGAggagcaggaggagcagaggaAAGTGCAGCAGCTGATGACCAAAGAGAAGCGGAGGCCAGGTAAGACCCGCCACGTGCCAGGGGCGCCACGGCCTCTGCAGCCGACACTCATCCTTCACCTCTCCATCTCACAGCCGTGCAGCGAGTGGAAGAAGGAGGATGGAATATGGTCCAAGGTACTAAGAATAACCGGGTCCTGGACCCCACCAAGTTCCTGAAGATCACCAAGGTAAGAGGCGTGGTCCTGCGGGGGGGAGTGCTCCATCCTCGCTGCCTGTGACTTCCAGTGTGCCCCCTATTCTGTCACAGCCCACCATTGATGACAAGATCCAGCTGGTGCCCAAAGCTCAGCTCGGCAGCTGGGGGAAAGGGAGCAGCGGAGGAGCCAAGACCAGCGAGACAGGTGAGGGCGGCGGCCACACGTGGCGGTGTGACCGGATCTCCGGCCTCTGCGGTATTCACAGTCTCTGCTTTCTGCAGCAGAGTCCTTACGTCCGGGGGCCCCTGGTCTGAATCGATTCTCTGCCCTGCAACCTTCCATCTCTTCCACCACGTCCTCCGCCATCTCAGAGCTGGACAGCCGCAGGATACTAACAAGGTATGGAGTCGTGATGTGACCGGTGACTGCGCTGGGGCGGTGATGTCCCTGACGCTTTGTGTACCGATTCACCAGCCATGTGACCGCCGGCCGTGAGAGGAACGACAAGCCCACTCCCGCCTCCACCCTGGCCTCTCGCCCCAGCAGCTTCCTGCGAGGCAGCAGCACCAAGGACCTAATGGACAATCACGAAGAACCTCGGCGAGAGACTCTGCACATGCCAAAAACGCTGCCCGTCTCCACGGAGCGGGAGAAGGCCCCAAGTGTGGAGCGGAAGCTGCGAGAACCTGGTgagcgctccctccgcagcccccgtACCCAGGGCCGGCCGCACACTCACCGAGTACCTGTACCCAGGGCCGGCCGCACACCCACCCAGCACCTGTACCCGGGGCCGGCCGCACACTCACCCAGCACCTGTACCCAGGGCCAGCCGCACACCCACCCAGCACCTGTACCCAGGACCGGCCGCACACTCACCGAGTACCTGTACCCAGGGCCGGCCGCACACCCACCCAGCACCTGTACCCAGGACCGGCCGCACACTCACCCAGCACCTGTACCCAGGACCGGCCGCACACTCACCCAGCACCTGTACCCAGGGCCGGCCGCACACTCACCCAGCACCTGTACCCAGGGCCGGCCGCACACTCGCCCAGCACCTGTACCCAGGGCCGGCCGCACACTCACCCAGCACCTGTACCCAGGGCCGGCCGCACACTCACCCAGCACCTGTACCCAGGGCCGGCCGCACACTCGCCCAGCACCTGTACCCAGGGCCGGCCGCACACTCACCCAGCACCTGTACCCAGGGCTGGCCGCACACTCACCCAGCACCTGTACCCAGGGCCGGCCGCACACCCACCCAGCACCTGTACCCAGGGCCGGCCGCACACTCACCCAGCACCTGTACTCAGGGCCAGCTGCACACTCACCCAGCACCTGTACCCGGGGCCAGCTGCACACTCACCCAGCACCTGTACCCGGGGCCGGCCGCACACTCACCCAGCACCTGTACTCAGGGCCAGCCGCACACTCACCCAGCACCTGTACCCAGGGCCGGCCGCACACTCACCCAGCACCTGTACCCAGGGCCGGCCGCACACTCACCCAGCCCCTGTACTCAGGACCGGCCGCACACTCACCCAGCACCTGTACCCGGGGCCGGCCGCACACTCACCCAGCACCTGTACCCGGGGCCGGCCGCACACTCACCCAGCACCTGTACCCGGGGCCGGCCGCACACTCACCCAGCACCTGTACTCAGGACCGGCCGCACACTCACCCAGCACCTGTACCCGGGGCCGGCCGCACACCCACCCAGCACCTGTACCCAGGGCCGGCCGCACACTCACCCAGCACCTGTACCCGGGGCCGGCCGCACACTCACCCAGCACCTGTACCCGGGGCCGGCCGCACACTCACCCAGCACCTGTACCCTGGGCCGGCCGCACACTCACCCAGCACCTGTACCCAGGGCCGGCCGCACACTCACCGAGCACATGTACCCAGGGCCGGCCGCACACTCACCCAACACATGTTTGTGTTTGTCTCTAGCCAAGTGCGAGACCCCCGAGTCCGACAAATCCCCGGTGTCAGAAGACGAGCTGGAGCGGAAATCTAAGGCCATCATAGACGAGTTCCTGCACATCAATGACTATAAGGTCGGCCATCGTCCTGTGCGGGGGGCAGTGCAGACCGCCCAGATCTGACCTGTGCCGTCCTGTGTCTAGGAGGCTGTGCAGTGCGTGGAGGAGCTGGCCGTACAGGGCTCGCTGGCCATCTTTGTCCGTGTGGGGGTAGAGTCCACGCTGGAAAGGAGTCAGATCACCCGCGACCACATGGGACAACTGCTGTATCAGCTGGTGCAGTCCGGGAAGCTCAGCCAGCAGAACTTCTACACCGGGTGAGGAGCGGAGGGTGAGGGGGTCTGCGGGCAGGAGAGTGGGGGGGTCTGCGGGCAGCAGGGTGAGGAGCGGACAGTGGGGGGGTCTGCGGGCAGCAGGGTGAGGGGGTCTGCGGGCAGGAGAGTGGGGGGGTCTGCGGGCAGCAGGGTGAGGGGGTCTGCGGGCAGCAGGGTGGGGTGCGGACAGTGGGGGGGTCTGCGGGCAGCAGGGTGAGGGGGTCTGCGGGCAGCAGGGGGGTCTGCGGGCAGCAGGGTGAGGGGGTCTGCGGGCAGCAGGGTGAGGGGGTCTGCGGGCAGCAGGGTGGGGAGCGGACAGTGGGGGGGTCTGCGGGCAGCAGGGTGGGGGGGTCTGCAGGGTGAGGGGGTCTGCGGGCAGCAGGGTGAGGAGCGGACAGTGGGGGGGTCTGCGGGCAGCAGAGTGGGGGGGTCTGCGGGCAGCAGGGTGGGGGGGTCTGCGGGTAGCAGGGTGAGGGGGTCTGCAGGGTCAGGGGGTCTGCGGGCAGCAGGGAGAGGAGCGGACAGTGGGGAGGTCTGTGGGCAGCAGGGTGAGGGGGTCTGCGGGCAGCAGGGTGAGGAGCGGACAGTGGGGGGGTCTGCGGGCAGCAGGGTGGGAGGGTCTGCGGGCAGCAGGGTGAGGAGCGGACAGTGGGGGGGTCTGCGGGCAGCACTGTGAGGGGGTCTGCGGGCAGCACTGTGAGGGGGTCTGCGGGCAGCAGGGTGGGGGGGTCTGCGGGCAGCAGGGGTTTGCGGGCAGCAGGGTGAGGGGTCTGTGGGCAGCAGGGTGAGGGGGGGTCTTACAGGATGAGGGGGTCTGCGGGCAGCAGGGTGAGGGGGGTCTGTGGGCAGCAGCGGACGGTGGGGGGGTCTGCGGGCAGCAGGGTGGGGGGGTCTGCGGGCAGCCGGGTGAGGGGGTTGCTGGCAGCAGGGTGAGGGGGTCTGCGGGCAGCAGGGCGGGGGGGCTGTGGGCAGCCAGAGCTGTGGGTTCTGCGGGCAGTTGGGGGTCTGTGGAAGGTGAGCGGCCCCTGTATTGTCACCCCTGACCCCCATATACGTGATGGTGGGCACTGGCGGGGCTCTCATGACTCTCCTCTCTGTGCAGACTGTCGGAGACGCTGGAGCTGGCGGATGATATGGCGATTGACATCCCGCACATCTGGCTGTACCTGGCGGAGTTAGTGACCCCCATGCTGAAGGAAGGGGGCATTTCTCTGAAGGAAATGATCACGTAGGTGCTTTCCGATGTGACAGCCGCTTGTCCGGTGCCGGCTGAGTGTCGCCTATGTGTTGTGGCGTGTTATATGTTGGTCAGTCGGGGCAGTGTGTCCGAGGGCTGCGGGGAGCGGGGTCCGAGGGGAGCGGGGTCCGAGGGCTGCAGGGAGCGGGGTCCGAGGGGAGCGGGGTCCGAGGGCTGCAGGGAGCGGGGTCCGAGGGCTGCGGGGAGCGGGGTCCGAGGGCTGCGGGGAGCGGGGTCCGAGGGGAGCGGGATCCGAGGGCTGCGGGGTCCGAGGGCTGCGGGGAGCGGGGTCCGAGGGCTGCGGGGTCCGAGGGCTGCGGGGTCCGAGGGCTGCGGGGTCCGAGGGCTGCGGGGTCCGAGGGCTGCGGGGAGCGGGGTCCGAGGGCTCCAGGACCCATGTCTCTTCTCTGTCTTACAGGGAGTTTAACAAGGCGCTGCTCCCCGTGGGACGGACCGGAGTCTTGTTGTCTGAAATATTGCACCTTCTATGCAAACAAATGGTAGGTTCCCCGGCTCGCCCCTGCGTGTCCCCCCAGCTCGCCCCTGCGTGTCCCCCCGGCTCGCCCCTGCGTGTCCCCCCGGCTCGCCCCTGCGTGTCCCCCACAGACATCTATACTGAGGCCCCTCCATCCACAATGTACGGCGGACGGTGTGAGCAGCTCTCTATGCTGTGACCATTTTGCGGATATTCTTGCTCTGCAGCGCCCCCACTGCTCACGTGTGATATCACAGACAGACGTTCTAATCCTGGACTGCTGCAGCGCTCTGTGCAGTGTCAGGGCTTTCAGTCACTGACTGACAGCAGTGTGAAGCAGTTTGAGGCTTCAGATCTGCATTTCCAGCCGTCTGCAGGAACGTAACATCTGGCAGAAATCTGTGAGTGCAGGGAGTGACCGGTCACTTTCTGTTCCAGAGCCATAAAAAAGTGGCCGCTGTGTGGAGAGAAACCGCCCTGAGGTGGAAAGACGTGCTGCCGGAGGGCGAGGACGTGCAGAGCTTCCTGAGCGAGAAGGTGGGTGCGCGCTGCGCGTCTGCGGACCTCCCTCATATACGGCACTGCATGCTATTATGTCACACGTCTCCCTGGCTGCGGTAGAATTTCACACATTACGCTTGGTGCGGTATTATTTTGTTGCCATTGTGACTCCACAGAACCTGGACTTCACGCTGTCGGACCGCTGCAGCCCATCAGAAAGTCTCTCTAGGAAGGAGATGACGACGGAGGAGCTGAACAAGCGGCTGGAGCAGCTGATCATTGAGGAGAGCGCCACTGACGAGCACATATTTGACTGGGTGGAAGTACGTACAGATCCCCGGTATACCCCCTCCTGTGCCCTTCGGACCCCCGACACACCCCATCCTGTGCCCTGCGAACCCCCGACACACCCCGTCCTGTGCCCTGCGGACCCCCGGCACATGCTCCATCCTGTGCCCTTCGGACCCCCGACACACCCCGTCCTGTGCCCTGCGGACCCCCGACACACCCTGTCCTGTGCCCTGCGGACCCCCGGCACATGCTCCATCCTGTGGCCTGCGGACCCCCGACACACCCTGTCCTGTGCCCTGCGGACCCCCGACACACCTCGTCCTGTGCCCTGCGGACCCCCGGCACATGCTCCATCTTGTGGCCTGCGGATCCCCAATCCACTCCGTACTGTGTATTGCGGACCCCCGACATGCTTTTTGTCCTGTGCCCTGCGGACCCCGGCACGCTCCATCCTGAGTAGTGCAGACCCCCGGTTTTTGGTTTCCTGCGTGTGATTTTGCTGCTCCTTGTTGTTCTCCAGGCGAATCTGGATGAAGGTCAGATGAGTTCTGCCGCGTTCCTTAGAGCTTTAATGACGGCGGTGTGCAAAGCGGCCATACTAGGTGAGTCCCGTCCGCTAACATGTGTCAGTTGGCTGCTCGCTGCTGGCAGTCACTGGCCGCTGTCTCTCCACAGGGGACTGTTCTTCCTGCCGCGTGGACACGTCCTTCCTAAAACAGAAGGTTCCCGTCTTACTAAAGTACATGGACTCCAATGTGGAGCGAGAACTACAAGCACTTTATGCCCTGCAAGCATTGATAGTAAAGCTGGATCAGCCTCCCAGTGAGTATGGGCGCGCGAGGTGTGGGGCGGGCGCGCGCGAGGTGTGGAGCAGGGTGTGGGGCGGGCGCGCGAGGTGTGGAGCGGGGCGCGTGAAGTGTGGAGCGGGGTGTGGCGCGGGCACATGATGGAGAGAATGGCGTGAGTGCAAAGGCGGGATGCGTAGTGGAGAGTGGGGTGCCAGACGGGGCTTGTAGTGAAAGCGGGGAGCATAGTGGGGAGCAGGGCATGGACGCAAGGTGGGGTCTGTGATGGGGAGTAGGATTCGGGTGCAAGGCATGGCATGTACTGAAGAGTACGGCACAGGCAAAGCATGTGGTTGGGAGCAGGGGGCATGGTGCGTGGCAGATCACATGGTGTGGAGCAGGATTTGTAGAGAGGAGCGACGGGCAGGGCACATGTTGGGGTGCGGCGTGCAGAGCGGGTGGTGGGGAGCGGCGTGCGGAGCGGGTGGTGGGGAGCGGTGCGGTTGCAGAGCGGGTGGTGGGGAGCGGCGTGCAGAGCGGGTGGTGGGGTGCGGCATGCGGAGCGGGTGGTGGGGAGCGGTGCGGTTGCAGAGCGGGTGGTGGGGAGCGGCGGGTGGTGGGGAGCGGCGTGCAGAGTTGGGTGGTGGGGTGCGGTTGCAGAGCGGGTGGTGGGGAGCGATGCGGTGTCAGCGGGTGGTGGGGAGCGGTGCGGTGTCAGAGCGGGTGGTGGGGAGCGGTGCGGTGTCAGAGCGGGTGGTGGGGAGCGGTGCGGTGTCAGAGCGGGTGGTGGGGAGCGGTGCGGTGTCAGAGCGGGTGGTGGGGAGCGGTGCGGTGTCAGAGCGGGTGGTGGGGAGCGGTGCGGTTGCAGAGCGGGTGGTGGGGAGCGGTGCGGTTGCAGAGCGGGTGGTGGGGAGCGGTGCGGTTGCAGAGCGGGTGGTGGGGAGCGGTGCGGTTGCAGAGCGGGTGGTGGGGAGCGGTGCGGTTGCAGAGCGGGTGGTGGGGAGCGGCGTGCGGTTGCAGGGCTGCCCATGGCTTCGGGCCATACACGCCATCCCTCTTGAGTAGGGCTGCAGCTGCTGACGCACCTCTTTTTCTCCCGGCAGACTTGCTGCGGATGTTTTTTGACTGTCTGTATGACGAGGAGGTGATATCGGAGGACGCGTTCTACAGGTGGGAGTCCAGTAAAGACCCCGCGGAGCAGAATGGGAAAGGAGTAGCACTAAAGTCGGTCACGGCCTTTTTCACGTGGCTGCGAGAGGCGGAGGAGGAGTCCGAGGACAACTAGAAGCCTGATGGAATGAGGTTGTGAGGAGGCTGCCGCTGCCGGGGAGGAGG from the Anomaloglossus baeobatrachus isolate aAnoBae1 chromosome 11, aAnoBae1.hap1, whole genome shotgun sequence genome contains:
- the EIF4G3 gene encoding eukaryotic translation initiation factor 4 gamma 3 isoform X9, coding for MSTQPQSRTPFFQRPQIQPPRATIQNSNPSIRASAQTPTAAVYQTNQHIMMVNHLPMPYAMPQGPQYCIPQYRHSTPPYLGPPQQYPVQPPGPSPFYPGPGPGDFPTPYGTPFYPSQPVYPSAPIIVPTQQPQQPPPPTKREKKTIRIRDPNQGGKDITEEIMSGGGSRNPTPPILRPSSTPTPPQQLPNPAPEHSPVVYGTVESPHLTAAREHKTEERPKPESILPASTPVRPEPSDHGKCAVPEQPTESHPELLQTPGTIAVIASVPTAVEASAPAFPCHLGDDENTSPEYSPLDEAATTDEEVEEDLCKDALGLPEAADPPVTAQEMNGIGYDPPTTDSCVHEQGTGEEADTPEQAPPTDLSAECASPHVPLSSPLPADSPPPPLIAAAHCTTKSSPPAALPAIGTGHTGEDPSMAIVDGTAGSADIGLMDVDSELETSVTLLSLSSRKSPVEALAVAASPKMWQTPKDEGPEAEEAMAAEAEEPSDAAEDKVTEEEDGAGGKHPYLLATLPEENGQPEALRNGEDIASEGEGAEPAEAEEAYNHKPVPGAADQSPPDASPDVPSSPSSIVPSEGKRQYDRDFLLGFQFMPACVQKPEGLPPISDVVLDKINQPKLSMRTLDPRMLQKGPDFTPAYADFGRLAPGGRGVPLLNVGGPRRSQPGQRREPRKIIMNISVTDDVHLKKAENAWRPSVKRDSQAEDPESIRTQALFRKVRSILNKLTPQMFNQLMKQVMDLTVDTEERLKGVIDLVFEKAIDEPSFSVAYANMCRCLATLKVPMADKPGGTVNFRKLLLNRCQKEFEKDKADDDVFEKKQKDLELATTPEEKTRLQEELEDARDKARRRSIGNIKFIGELFKLKMLTEAIMHDCVVKLLKNHDEESLECLCRLLTTIGKDLDFEKAKPRMDQYFHQMEKIVKERKTSSRIRFMLQDVIDLRLCNWVSRRADQGPKTIEQIHKEAKIEEQEEQRKVQQLMTKEKRRPAVQRVEEGGWNMVQGTKNNRVLDPTKFLKITKPTIDDKIQLVPKAQLGSWGKGSSGGAKTSETESLRPGAPGLNRFSALQPSISSTTSSAISELDSRRILTSHVTAGRERNDKPTPASTLASRPSSFLRGSSTKDLMDNHEEPRRETLHMPKTLPVSTEREKAPSVERKLREPAKCETPESDKSPVSEDELERKSKAIIDEFLHINDYKEAVQCVEELAVQGSLAIFVRVGVESTLERSQITRDHMGQLLYQLVQSGKLSQQNFYTGLSETLELADDMAIDIPHIWLYLAELVTPMLKEGGISLKEMITEFNKALLPVGRTGVLLSEILHLLCKQMSHKKVAAVWRETALRWKDVLPEGEDVQSFLSEKNLDFTLSDRCSPSESLSRKEMTTEELNKRLEQLIIEESATDEHIFDWVEANLDEGQMSSAAFLRALMTAVCKAAILGDCSSCRVDTSFLKQKVPVLLKYMDSNVERELQALYALQALIVKLDQPPNLLRMFFDCLYDEEVISEDAFYRWESSKDPAEQNGKGVALKSVTAFFTWLREAEEESEDN